In bacterium, the DNA window TCTGCAGGCTCAGGTCCACATCATCGAGACGGGAGGACATGACAGAGCGCCTTTCAGAAGGACTCGGGCAGGGCGCGGGCTGGAACGTCTGCGGTCCGCACGGCCACCGTCCGGGCTACGGCTGTTCGCCCAGCTTGCCCGCGCGGAAGGCCGTGATGTAGCCCATGCACCATTCGTCGCGGCCCAGGATGGCCTCGGCAGCGATGATCTCGGCCATAAGGTCCATGTTCAGCGGGTCGCAGATCGCGCTGTCCAGACCGGCGGCCATGCAGACGGTCATGAACACGCGGTTGAGCAGCTTGCGCACCGGCAGTCCGTAGCTGATGTTGCTCATGCCGGCCGTGATGTGCACCTGCGGGTACTCCGCCTTGATGGCTGCGATGGCCTGGACGACCTGCAGCCCCGCGCTGTTGTCGGTGCCCAGCGGCGCGATGACCGGGTCGAGGTAGATGCGTTCCTGGGTGAGGCCGGCCTCGAGCAGGCGGTCAATGAGCTTCTTCGCCGTGGCCTCGCGCTGGCCGGCCACGCACGGCATCCCATCATCCCCCAGCGCCAGGGCCACGCAGTTCGCGCCGCTCTCGGCGATGATCGGCAGCGTGTTCTCGATGCGCTCGGCCTCAAGCGTGATGGAGTTGACCATCGGCGTTGCGCTGCCGGCGTACACCTCCATGCCCCGCCGCAGGGCCAGCGGGTTGGGAGTGTCGAACGCAATAGGCTTATCGGTCACGCTCTGCACGAGCTTGACCAGCCATTCGATGTCCGCGATCTCGGCCTCGCCGGTGGTGCCGGGGTTGCAGTCAATGAAACCGGCCCCGGCCTCAGCCTGCTTGCGGGCCAGATCGGTGATGAAGTCGGCATTCTTGTCCGCGATGGCCTGCTTGACAGCCTTGCGGGTGCCGTTGATGAGTTCGCCGATGATGATCATTCGTCGGTCTCCTGCTGGTGTGGTTCGCGCCGGCCGCGCCGGTGCCCCCGGCGCGCCTCGCGCACGCGCTCGCGTTCCTGTTGCTCGGCTTCCCGCCGCCACTCGTGGGCTGCCAGGAGCGCTGCGAGAGCCATATTCAGCGGAGCCTTCATGCCCACCTGCTCCGCGGCGCGGACCACGGCGCCGTTGAGCTGCCCGACCTCCGTCTGCCGCCACGCCCGTGTGTCTTGCAGCATGGACGAGACGTTCTGGGCCGTCAGGCGGCACACGTCCTCGACGGCGCGGGGCAGCTCTCTCGGCTCGATCTGCACGCCCACGGCCCGCGCCACCTGCCCGACCTCGAACGCCACCTCGCCCATCAGGTGCCGCACCGGCGTGTCGA includes these proteins:
- a CDS encoding dihydropteroate synthase; protein product: MIIIGELINGTRKAVKQAIADKNADFITDLARKQAEAGAGFIDCNPGTTGEAEIADIEWLVKLVQSVTDKPIAFDTPNPLALRRGMEVYAGSATPMVNSITLEAERIENTLPIIAESGANCVALALGDDGMPCVAGQREATAKKLIDRLLEAGLTQERIYLDPVIAPLGTDNSAGLQVVQAIAAIKAEYPQVHITAGMSNISYGLPVRKLLNRVFMTVCMAAGLDSAICDPLNMDLMAEIIAAEAILGRDEWCMGYITAFRAGKLGEQP